The segment CGCAGCGCGACGCAGCCGGTGAAGCCGGGCTCCCCGGCGGCGCGCTCGCGCACGGCCGCGAGGGCGTTGTCGATCAGGTTCGTGAGCAGGCGCGCGATCTGCTCGCGATCGACCTCGACCGGCGGCAGGGCCGGCTCGAGATCGGTCTCGAGCCGCACCCCGTCGACCCCCTCGTACCGGGCCACCGCCTCGCGCACCAGGCGGTTCAGGTCGCCGGGCACGGGGCTCGCGGCGGGCAGCCGCGCGAAGTTCGAGAACTCGTTCACGAGGAGCTTCAACCCCTCGACCTGGCTCGTGATGGCGTCCACGCACTCGTCGAACACCCGGGCGTCCTCGGCGTCGCGCAAGCGCGGGCCGAAGCGGCGGCGGATGCGCTGCGCAGAGAGCTGGATCGGGGTCAGCGGGTTCTTGATCTCGTGGGCGATCCGGCGCGCCACCTCCTGCCACGCCTCCATGCGCTGCACCTTCACGAGCTGCGTGTAGTCGTCGAAGACCACGACGGTGCCGAGCACGCGGCCCTCCTCGTCCTTGAGCAGCGTCACGGTCACGAGCAGGGTCAGCGTCTCCTCGCCGGACGGGATCTGCACCTGGCGGCGGATGCTCTCGCGGACGCCCGCACGCAGGCGACCGGCCAGCTCGCGCACCATCTCGAGCTGCTCGGGCGCCCGCACCACCTCGAGCAGCTCGCGGCCCGCCACCCCGACCCCGGGCGGCACCCCGAGCAGCCGCTGCGCCGAGGGGTTGATGGTGAGGATGCGGCCCTGCGCGTCCAGGGACACCACGCCGGCGCCCACGTTGCGCAGCACCACCTCCGTGTAGCTGCGCCGCCGCTCGAGCTCGGCGTTGGTGCGCTCGAGCCCGTCGCGGGCGTCGCGCAGGTCGCGGGTCATGCGGTTGAACGAGCGGACCAGGAAGCCGACCTCGTCGTCGCTCTGCTCCTCGACCGCGACGTCGAGGTTGCCGCGCGCCACCTGGGCGGTGCCCTCGGCCAGGGCGCGGATCGGGGTCGTCACGCCCTTGGCCATCCGGAAGCCCCACCAGACGGCGAAGAGCAGCACGACCAGCGAGAAGAGCAGCAGCTCGAGCCGGTAGATCCGCTCGATGTGGCCGGCGTAGGGCTGGAGCTCCCGGTAGTCGTCGTGCGCCTCGCGGATCTGCTCGATCTTCTGCGCCAGGGCGAAGGGCACGAAGTGGTTCACCACCACCGCGCCGGCCGCCGGCCCGGCTTCGAGCGGGGTCTCGATCGGCACGGCCGCACGGATCACGCTCCCACCGGTGGCCTCCTCGACCCGCGAGGTCGCGATGCCGCGCAGGGCCGAGCGCACGAGCTCGCTGTCGCCGCGCGAGAAGCTCGCGGTCGGGATCTCGGGGTTCACCGCGACCACGCGCTCCTCGCCGCCGGGTCCGAACACCTCGACCACACCGAGCCCGTACTCGCTCTGCTTGCGCTGCACGAAGTCCGCCAGCGGCTCGGGCGCCTCGCTCTCGGAGAGCAGCCGGTGCTCGGCGATCTGCTCGGCGATGCGACGCCCGAAGCGCAGCGCGTCGTCCGCCTCCGACTGGTAGTACACCTCCGCAACGCGCCGGCTCTCGTCGAGCGTGCGGTCGATCTGGAGGCTGAACCAGGTGTCGATCGAGTTGCCGACGATCGCCGACGAGACCAGGAACAGCACCGCCGTCGGCACGCTGGCGACGATCGCGAACGAGAGCACGAACTTCAGGTTGAGCCGCGAGCCGAGCGCGCCGCGGCGGCGCTCGAAGACCAGCTTCACGAGGTTGCGCGCGACCAGGTAGACCAGCAGGAAGATCAGGAACACGTTGACCGCGTTGAGCAGCAGGAACAGCGCCGAGGACGCCGCCGACGGCGCGCGGCGGGGCGCCGATGCCCATTGCTGCCCGAGCACGATCCCGCCGATCGCCAGCACCAGCAGGCTCGAGAGCCAGATCTCGCGGCGGCGCCGGCGGCGCTCGGCCTCGGTCACGCCGGCACCGGGGGGTAGCGGAAAACGCAGCGCTTCCGGCGCTTCGCTGCGCTGCGGCGGCTCCTGGGCGAGTTCGGCGGGCATCCGGGAAGGGGCCTCGCGGTCGGAGGCAGGTTCGTCGGGCCGGAGGGGACGGCCAAACCTATCAGCGGGGGGGCCAGGCGGCAAAAAGGGGGAATCGGGGCGGGGATCCAGGATCGGGACCCGGGGCGCCGGGAATCCCCCCCGGCTCCGATCCGGGGCCGGGCGGTGCGGGCGGGCATCAAGCCGCGGGCCGTCCCGGTCGATCAGAGGCCGACTTGTGCGCGCTTCCTGCGCACCGGAGAGGGACCCGCCTCCTTGACGACGCCGCTCGAGCGCCTGCGCGAACGCTTCGCGAGCGATCCTGCCGATCGCGCCACCTTCGAGGCGCTCGAGGAGCATCTCTTCCTGCAAGGCGACTGGAGCGCGCTCGTCCCGATCTACGAGCGCCATCTCGCGGCCACCGCGGCGACCCGCCCGGC is part of the Deltaproteobacteria bacterium genome and harbors:
- a CDS encoding ATP-binding protein; protein product: MPAELAQEPPQRSEAPEALRFPLPPGAGVTEAERRRRRREIWLSSLLVLAIGGIVLGQQWASAPRRAPSAASSALFLLLNAVNVFLIFLLVYLVARNLVKLVFERRRGALGSRLNLKFVLSFAIVASVPTAVLFLVSSAIVGNSIDTWFSLQIDRTLDESRRVAEVYYQSEADDALRFGRRIAEQIAEHRLLSESEAPEPLADFVQRKQSEYGLGVVEVFGPGGEERVVAVNPEIPTASFSRGDSELVRSALRGIATSRVEEATGGSVIRAAVPIETPLEAGPAAGAVVVNHFVPFALAQKIEQIREAHDDYRELQPYAGHIERIYRLELLLFSLVVLLFAVWWGFRMAKGVTTPIRALAEGTAQVARGNLDVAVEEQSDDEVGFLVRSFNRMTRDLRDARDGLERTNAELERRRSYTEVVLRNVGAGVVSLDAQGRILTINPSAQRLLGVPPGVGVAGRELLEVVRAPEQLEMVRELAGRLRAGVRESIRRQVQIPSGEETLTLLVTVTLLKDEEGRVLGTVVVFDDYTQLVKVQRMEAWQEVARRIAHEIKNPLTPIQLSAQRIRRRFGPRLRDAEDARVFDECVDAITSQVEGLKLLVNEFSNFARLPAASPVPGDLNRLVREAVARYEGVDGVRLETDLEPALPPVEVDREQIARLLTNLIDNALAAVRERAAGEPGFTGCVALRTVYDAPLRAARLEVVDDGVGIRPEDRRRVFEPYFSTKPHGTGLGLAIVSRIVADHRGYVRIHDAAPRGARVIVELPVSAEGRHLRPKADEHAA